The window ttccatccattcccgcaccggattaTTCTCATCATAAAATGAAAGATGGGCCAGCTGATCGataaaatcaccttcttcatgtatcggtgggccggagacctcctcTAGTCGCAGacgaaggttgtagttgacatagaccagcttgttaagtttcttgtgcgacaaTCGATTGCGAACttttgtatgcagcaaggcaaaagtactccagttgcgctcgcatccactggacgaacaacattgtgaaacaagccgCATGGCAAGATACtgcagctttggagtgcttgatccgaacatcatccaccaggacgctgTATGTGCAACCAagtatgtaagcaatatattCAAATATAGAGAAAACAACAATATGTTACGGAGtaactcttacatggggatgtctttgGATCCATCGCCATTCTCATTGCCATTTCACTGCCAAACTCGCCaaccttctgccgaaacacCTCAAGCTCCTGCAATGCCTGCACGGCGCTCTGGACATCCGTCATGCGCTCAAAAGTATCCTTGAGTCCACggaacatttcttgagttggttcCATCGTGTATGAatacctcggatttaggacagcagctgcaaaatataaatcacttcaaataagcatAAGTTTCATAGAGTTCCAAAATAGATGACTCGTATAGTCTTACCTGGACCCACATACGTGCCTATGAAAAGGTCACGCATCCTATCGTCCATAACCTTAAGATACTCGTCCCGAGTGGAAACATTATTTCCAAAGAAAGATTGCAGCTCCTGTCTCGTATTCTGGTACGACATCACGACTTCGCACATGTTGGGCCGcttgtcctgatcagcgaagcgaaggaacttgtatattgcttgaactgtgtcgatgacataTTTCAATCCGTCCCACCACTCCAAATTTGAAAACCTGGAATGAGTAAATCGACCATCGTCGGcccagtccatgaatcacacatcaacgtgacgccaaataagggccagtctttccgaaactttacgtacctcgtcttcaagtcttgctcgttctgatcaaggtacttgccatcaatatcccgtccagttggtgatgcgataccttcacctgcaaatatatgaaaatcatgagatacagAAATGTAAGCTCATAGGTGTCATACGAATGAAAGAAAACAtaccccacttctgtgtctccctgACCGCGCTGACAAAGTAAGGAttgtcagcctgtcttccaggtactcccgcaaaatggaaaaactttgaccaagctttaccaatagcttcctttgcatttctacccttctgcgtccaggagcctgtatcaattCTTTGTTGggtcattcctcttctcccaccggATGCCACGTTATAATCCTCCACCGcaggactctccctctgcgaagtTGCCCTACGCAACATCCTCTGCAAAGgattccccctcgtcgaaccactatCCCCTCCATGCTCGTAtacacctcctctctgttccaccccccgtcggtacactgcttccgctctcgatTGGTCCAAGGCACGCTGCAGCTGagtctcctcatcttcttcttcaccgggatagtttccctccgctgcagccttctcccgtctcaacctctcttGAGCCCGTTCAGCAGTTGCCTTCCTAGCCTTCTCAATGTCACGCTGAAAATACTCCCGCACATCTGGcggcacattcctgcaatggaccacctccgccccgcggtgagccaaatgttgtttcaatctagtcgcaccacctcctgcttTCTGCGTATTACAATACTTGCACCGCCATCCGGGATAAAATTTTTCACCATGTTCCCATACAATATCTTTATCTCTACCTgacattgtctatctgcataaaTGGACAACAAAGACATATCAATCACATAAATCCTAAAtcaacctaaatcctaaaaacaTATATGCACCTTAATATTCAATTCTACCTAAATCCTAAATGAACCTAAATCCTTATGTCATACACTTAAATCTTTCCTAAATCCTAACTACACCTAGATCATAcatctaaatcctaaaacaaatcatctaatacttGCAAAAACtcaaagggaaaaaaaacaaacgGCTTACCTACCTCCCAGGCCGGCTTACCGCCTATTCCGGCCGGCTTACCGCTGCGCCCGGCCGGTTAACCGGCGCGGCCGGTTAGATCCGGGCCGAGGCCGGCTAACCGGTTCTGCCGGCCGGCTAGCCGCGCTAACCGAGCGGTTGG is drawn from Panicum virgatum strain AP13 chromosome 1N, P.virgatum_v5, whole genome shotgun sequence and contains these coding sequences:
- the LOC120653698 gene encoding uncharacterized protein LOC120653698, with the protein product MDWADDGRFTHSRFSNLEWWDGLKYVIDTVQAIYKFLRFADQDKRPNMCEVVMSYQNTRQELQSFFGNNVSTRDEYLKVMDDRMRDLFIGTYVGPAAVLNPRYSYTMEPTQEMFRGLKDTFERMTDVQSAVQALQELEVFRQKVGEFGSEMAMRMAMDPKTSPSSWWMMFGSSTPKLQYLAMRGGLRPTDT